The Sesamum indicum cultivar Zhongzhi No. 13 linkage group LG2, S_indicum_v1.0, whole genome shotgun sequence genome contains a region encoding:
- the LOC105155500 gene encoding uncharacterized protein LOC105155500, which yields MTEAIRGSRHSTPLEMDTGENGRHSIPKTLQLHGSEHLSMILVSTMLTKSNYLTWSYVVKRALRAKMKLGFIGGTSTKPCVTDPHFEQWIGVDSMVTTWILNCISKEIVGSFIYAKSARTLWLDLEERYGECNGPLLYQLQQEIVSLTQGNKSVVEYFSRLRMIWDELDVLMSVP from the coding sequence ATGACAGAGGCGATTAGAGGTAGCAGACATTCAACCCCATTGGAGATGGATACAGGAGAGAATGGCAGACATTCAATTCCGAAGACACTGCAACTACACGGCTCAGAACATCTAAGTATGATTCTCGTGAGCACGATGCTCACAAAGAGCAATTATCTGACTTGGAGTTACGTGGTGAAAAGAGCTCTACGAGCTAAGATGAAGTTAGGATTTATAGGTGGTACATCTACAAAACCGTGTGTGACAGATCCTCATTTTGAGCAATGGATAGGGGTAGATAGTATGGTAACGACCTGGATACTTAATTGCATCTCAAAAGAAATTGTAGGAAGTTTTATATATGCGAAATCAGCTCGTACTCTGTGGTTGGATTTAGAGGAGCGATATGGAGAGTGCAACGGACCTCTCTTGTACCAGCTGCAGCAAGAGATTGTGTCCTTGACGCAGGGAAACAAGTCAGTGGTGGAATACTTCTCACGGCTACGTATGATATGGGATGAATTGGACGTGTTGATGTCGGTTCCTTAG